The genomic interval TGAGTCATTCATACATTGCAGAGACAGCCAAGCCTGGACAATTTTTGCATTTATTAGCAGAGGGGCACACGTTAAGAAGACCGATTTCAATCGCAAGTATTAATAAGGAACAAGGTACAGTGACTATTTTGTTTAAGATTATTGGTAGCGGGACACGTCGTTTGGCGATTGCCCGGCCGGGTATGTCGTTCGATGTTGTTGGACCGACTGGAAATGGCTTCACCTTTGATGAGACGTCACTCCATACAGCATTACTGATTGGGGGAGGTATTGGCGTCCCCCCGCTTTATGGATTGGCAGAAGAATTGCATCATAAAGGGATTGAAGTAAAAACAATCCTAGGATTTCAAACCAAGGATTATGTATTTTACAAAGACAAGTTTGAACAATTCGGAAAAACATATGTTGTTACTGACGATGGCAGCACTGGACATCATGGCCTTGTAACGGACATACTAGATGAAGTTGGGCAGTTCGATGTTTACTATTCCTGTGGTCCGGTTCCGATGCTTAAGGCGCTTACGCATCAACTTCATGCGTATCCGGGTTTCATCTCCCTGGAGGAACGGATGGGATGCGGAACAGGCGCATGCCTGGCTTGTGTAATCCCATCCACATCAGAAGCCGGATATAAAAAAATTTGCACGGATGGGCCGGTTTTTGCTGCGAATGAGGTGATATTATGATGAATTTAGCTGTTAAACTTCCCGGGTTGAATCTGCAGAATCCGGTAATGCCCGCATCGGGATGTTTTGGGTTTGGCAGGGAATATAGCGATTTTTATGATTTAAGGAAACTTGGTGCCATCATCATGAAAGCCGCCACAGGCAATGCAAGGTTAGGGAATGCAACACCGCGCGTGGCTGAAACAGCTTCAGGCATGCTGAATGCCATTGGTCTGCAGAACCCCGGGGTCCAACAGATTATTGCGAGTGAAGTCCCTTTTCTAGCTGCATATGATATTCCGATCATAGCTAATGTAGCCGGCAGTACGATTGATGAATATGTGCAAGTTGCAGAAACGTTTAACCAAACGGAGGCTGTAAATGCACTTGAACTGAATATCTCCTGTCCGAATGTCAAAGAAGGGGGTATCCAGTTCGGAGCAGAACCTGACATGGCCGCCAACGTTACAGAAAAAGTGAAAGCAGTCAGTGATTTACCGGTTTATGTAAAGCTGTCACCAAATACAAACGATATTACCGCAATGGCAACAGCCGTCGAACAGGCTGGTGCGGACGGATTGTCTATGATTAATACACTGACCGGTATGCAAATTCATCTGTCGAGCAGACGGCCGCTTTTGGCTAACGAAACGGGCGGTCTTTCCGGTCCGGCAATTAAGCCGGTTGCCATCCGGATGATTCATGAAGTGAAAAAATATGTTTCCATCCCAATTATTGGCATGGGTGGTATTACGACGGCCGAAGATGTTTTAGAATTTTTGCTTGCGGGTGCCAGCGCGGTTGCAGTCGGTACAGCCAATTTTAAAAATCCATTTGCATGCCCGGAGATCATCGATAGCTTACCGAACGTTTTACAAAACTATGGATTTGCTTCTGTTGACGAAGCGATTGGAAGGGGACATGCCTTGTGAAAGGAAGGATGTATTTGGCACTGGATTTTCCGGGATGGAAGGAGGCCAAAGATTTTATTGACACACATCACTTCCAGGGAGTTCCTGTGAAAGTGGGGATGGAGCTTTTTTACCGGGAAGGTCCACAGTTAATTGAGAATTTAAAACAAGATGGTCACAACGTTTTTCTTGATTTAAAGCTGCATGATATACCGACGACGGTGATGAAGGCGATGGAAAATATTGCAAAATTAGACGTAGATATGGTAACCATCCATGCGCTTGGTGGCAGTGATATGATCAAAAAGGCAAAAGACGGACTTCTTTCCGGAGCAGCAGATCGCGCCCCCAAGCTGATTGCCGTGACGATGCTTACTTCAGCTGATGCTTCCGTTATGAATAATGAACTGCATATTCCCGGTAGTGTGGAGGCTCATACTATTCATCTCGCACAAATGGCGCATCAGAGCGGTGCGGACGGTGTTGTTTGTTCAGTCCGGGAAGCGCAACAAATAAAAGACTGCTGCGGGTCATCATTGTTAGCTGTAACGCCTGGTATTCGTCTAAGGGGTTCGTCTGTTGATGATCAAAAGCGGCCGGCTACACCAAGAGAGGCCCGTATGAATGGCAGTGATGTACTTGTGCTTGGCCGGACGGTACGTGATGCTTCTGATCCGGTGGTTGCATATGAAAACGTAAAAGAGGAGTGGAATGATGGGGCTTTATGATAGCGTTGCGAGGGAGTTATTAAATATACAAGCAATTCAGGTTAGGACAGACGACTATTTCACATGGACATCAGGGATTCAAGCGCCGATTTATTGTGATAATCGCTTAACGATGTCCTATCCGAATGTACGTAAACAAATTACATCAGCATTTGCTCGAATGACCGAGCATCTAAAACGGCAGCCTGACGTTATTGCAGGGTGTGCCACGGCCGGTATTCCACATGCAGCCTGGCTTGCAGAAAGACTTGACTTGCCAATGGCTTACGTTCGTTCTAAGCCAAAAGCACATGGGCTGGGAAACCAAATAGAGGGGCAAGTGAACAAGGGGCAGAAGGTGCTTGTAGTGGAGGATTTAATCTCCACAGGTGGCTCATCAATTGAGGCAGCAAAGACGCTTCGAGATGCAGGAGCTGATGTTCTCGGAGTAGCTGCTATCTTTACCTATGGATTACAAAAAGCAGAACAGCAATTTTCTGCGGCGGGTTTCGACTGGTGGACCATCACGGACTTTGACGCGATACTCCGTCTACTAACGGATGACGGAGCGATTAATACTAATCAGCGGAACCAACTAAAAGCTTGGCGTGATCACCTTTAATAGTGGTGATTTAAGTAAATAGTTCAGTGATAAAGAGCGGTGCAATACAAAAAAGAATACGATATAATTAGGATAAGTCAAATACTTATCAAATGAGGGAATCGTTATGAAGATAGAGGATTATGAATTACTTCTGAAGTTGCACGAAGTAGGCACCGTTCGCGGTACAGCGAAAATTGTTCTGATTTCACAGCCGGCTGTCACACAGCGGCTGAAGTATATGGAGGATTATTTTAATAAGCAATTATTTATCAGGACATCAAAGAGTCTTGTCCCCACCCCTGCCGGTGAATTGATCCTTACACATGCCCGAAAAGTTGTTGATCAGGAGGAAGCAATCAAAAGCGCACTGGCCCAGTCAAGCGGTGAAGTACAGGGGACATTGTCCATTGCTTGTTCATCCCTTATTAGTCAGCGGTTTCTTCCGTCCATTCTTGGTGAATACACACAAACATTTCCAAAAGTTGAAATTGATTTAGTTACAGGAATTAGTGAAGATATTAAACGTGAATTTAAAAACTATCATATCTGTATTATACGCGGAGAGAA from Lentibacillus cibarius carries:
- a CDS encoding dihydroorotate dehydrogenase electron transfer subunit; translation: MKKRVEMTVEAVQEVALDTIEMILSHSYIAETAKPGQFLHLLAEGHTLRRPISIASINKEQGTVTILFKIIGSGTRRLAIARPGMSFDVVGPTGNGFTFDETSLHTALLIGGGIGVPPLYGLAEELHHKGIEVKTILGFQTKDYVFYKDKFEQFGKTYVVTDDGSTGHHGLVTDILDEVGQFDVYYSCGPVPMLKALTHQLHAYPGFISLEERMGCGTGACLACVIPSTSEAGYKKICTDGPVFAANEVIL
- a CDS encoding dihydroorotate dehydrogenase, encoding MNLAVKLPGLNLQNPVMPASGCFGFGREYSDFYDLRKLGAIIMKAATGNARLGNATPRVAETASGMLNAIGLQNPGVQQIIASEVPFLAAYDIPIIANVAGSTIDEYVQVAETFNQTEAVNALELNISCPNVKEGGIQFGAEPDMAANVTEKVKAVSDLPVYVKLSPNTNDITAMATAVEQAGADGLSMINTLTGMQIHLSSRRPLLANETGGLSGPAIKPVAIRMIHEVKKYVSIPIIGMGGITTAEDVLEFLLAGASAVAVGTANFKNPFACPEIIDSLPNVLQNYGFASVDEAIGRGHAL
- the pyrF gene encoding orotidine-5'-phosphate decarboxylase, whose protein sequence is MKGRMYLALDFPGWKEAKDFIDTHHFQGVPVKVGMELFYREGPQLIENLKQDGHNVFLDLKLHDIPTTVMKAMENIAKLDVDMVTIHALGGSDMIKKAKDGLLSGAADRAPKLIAVTMLTSADASVMNNELHIPGSVEAHTIHLAQMAHQSGADGVVCSVREAQQIKDCCGSSLLAVTPGIRLRGSSVDDQKRPATPREARMNGSDVLVLGRTVRDASDPVVAYENVKEEWNDGAL
- the pyrE gene encoding orotate phosphoribosyltransferase produces the protein MMGLYDSVARELLNIQAIQVRTDDYFTWTSGIQAPIYCDNRLTMSYPNVRKQITSAFARMTEHLKRQPDVIAGCATAGIPHAAWLAERLDLPMAYVRSKPKAHGLGNQIEGQVNKGQKVLVVEDLISTGGSSIEAAKTLRDAGADVLGVAAIFTYGLQKAEQQFSAAGFDWWTITDFDAILRLLTDDGAINTNQRNQLKAWRDHL
- a CDS encoding LysR family transcriptional regulator; this encodes MKIEDYELLLKLHEVGTVRGTAKIVLISQPAVTQRLKYMEDYFNKQLFIRTSKSLVPTPAGELILTHARKVVDQEEAIKSALAQSSGEVQGTLSIACSSLISQRFLPSILGEYTQTFPKVEIDLVTGISEDIKREFKNYHICIIRGEKLKEAVSKLLFEDPLYIFDTEPFPDNQMKERPLISFKSDDSMHDQVDNWLYHHQDNIKTIKKISVDQIETCKQFMQEGLGMAVLPESVSGPLMDKYPHVPLQLDGQPVTRKTWICYQEGVRSLPQVDRFIVGIEQTAFL